One Ktedonobacteraceae bacterium genomic region harbors:
- a CDS encoding SDR family NAD(P)-dependent oxidoreductase codes for MADENNLVLAGKRAVVTGAGRGIGRSIALALAGAGADVAVTARTIADLETLVEQISAMGRKSLSAPCDVTEPEQVQSMAQTFLEGLGGVDILVNNAGNAGSHKFLNHPDELWHRMLAINLTSVYYVTKAFVPALINQRSGRIINIASIASRVGGSYIAAYTAAKHGVLGLTRALAVELLPYNITVNAICPGYVDTPMTDASVANISSRTGMPEEKAREVLAKTSPQNRLIEPEEIAAIALFLAQDVTKGITGQAFNIDGGGVMS; via the coding sequence ATGGCAGACGAAAATAATCTCGTACTTGCGGGAAAACGAGCAGTAGTAACCGGTGCAGGTCGAGGCATAGGACGCAGCATTGCCCTTGCTCTCGCTGGAGCAGGCGCGGACGTGGCCGTGACCGCTCGCACGATAGCTGATCTCGAAACATTAGTCGAGCAGATTTCTGCAATGGGCCGTAAAAGCCTGTCGGCTCCCTGCGACGTAACCGAGCCTGAGCAGGTGCAGTCGATGGCTCAGACCTTTCTTGAAGGTCTCGGAGGAGTAGACATCCTGGTTAATAATGCCGGCAATGCAGGTAGTCACAAGTTCCTGAATCATCCCGACGAGCTGTGGCACCGCATGCTTGCCATCAACCTGACCAGTGTCTACTACGTCACCAAAGCCTTCGTGCCCGCTCTCATAAATCAGCGCAGTGGTCGCATTATCAACATCGCCTCGATTGCCTCGCGTGTTGGCGGCAGCTACATCGCGGCCTATACCGCTGCCAAGCATGGCGTACTTGGCCTGACTCGCGCTCTCGCCGTCGAATTGCTGCCCTATAACATCACGGTGAATGCCATCTGCCCCGGCTATGTAGACACGCCCATGACCGACGCGAGCGTTGCCAACATCTCGAGCCGCACCGGCATGCCAGAGGAGAAGGCGCGCGAAGTCTTAGCAAAAACCAGCCCTCAGAATCGCCTGATAGAGCCGGAGGAGATAGCGGCAATTGCCCTCTTCCTGGCGCAGGATGTGACCAAAGGCATTACCGGGCAGGCGTTCAATATCGATGGCGGCGGCGTGATGTCGTAA
- a CDS encoding enoyl-CoA hydratase family protein — protein sequence MPYDFLYEVSDGIATLTLNRPEVMNALTFEVYAQLRDLFETLRYDDAVRAVVLTGAGDNFCSGGDVHAIIGELLKRDMKGHLEFTRMTGAVVHNMRQLDKPIIAALNGMTAGAGAVLALASDLRIASEKARFAFLFTKVGLTGADMGAGYLLPRVVGAGRAFELLLLGDTIDVATAERYGLVNLVVPHDELLSKAREWAKRLADGPALAISMTKRMINSELDMDFVSAIEAEAQAQALMLMGDAHREFYERFKARQQKIS from the coding sequence ATGCCCTACGATTTTCTCTACGAAGTAAGCGACGGCATCGCAACCCTGACGCTGAATCGTCCCGAAGTGATGAACGCGCTCACTTTCGAGGTATACGCCCAGCTTCGTGACCTGTTTGAGACGCTGCGTTACGACGATGCTGTGCGCGCCGTGGTGCTGACCGGCGCGGGGGATAATTTCTGCTCCGGTGGTGATGTGCATGCCATTATCGGCGAATTATTGAAACGCGATATGAAAGGCCACCTGGAATTTACACGCATGACCGGAGCCGTCGTCCATAACATGCGGCAACTAGATAAACCGATTATCGCGGCCCTCAACGGCATGACTGCCGGAGCGGGAGCCGTACTTGCCCTCGCGTCCGATCTGCGCATCGCCTCTGAGAAAGCGCGTTTCGCTTTCCTCTTCACAAAAGTCGGACTGACCGGTGCCGATATGGGTGCTGGTTACCTGCTGCCGCGTGTGGTGGGAGCCGGGCGCGCCTTCGAATTACTGCTGCTGGGCGATACCATCGATGTCGCCACTGCCGAACGCTATGGTCTCGTCAATCTCGTCGTTCCACATGACGAACTGCTATCAAAAGCGCGCGAATGGGCAAAGAGACTGGCCGATGGCCCGGCCCTGGCTATTTCGATGACCAAGCGTATGATTAACTCCGAACTGGATATGGACTTCGTCTCCGCCATCGAAGCTGAGGCCCAGGCGCAGGCCCTGATGCTTATGGGCGATGCCCATCGTGAGTTTTATGAAAGGTTTAAGGCGAGGCAGCAGAAGATCTCATGA
- a CDS encoding PQQ-binding-like beta-propeller repeat protein, whose amino-acid sequence MANYEREHFHADTVDEQIDAFQAGLQNTQHSDPLDIQIVRTLQDYYSAGNASNEPVERVWNRLAQHRASRSAVIPEIRQGTHTQNDRSKPMKLVFKGSQSQNVPLRRLSTIAAIVFAILLVGSMLVVLQQAHQGQKPATGHQTPTKQPVVRSDALYLIVNNTIYRYDAATHKQVWSFKMPIQNGTDPVPPDGQVIGNILYALGTGSNGYYFYAINTADGTVRWRFKVDYQTASLNLLGNPLLADGTVYLSEAEDAKGYSIVTALDAVMGTIRWQHRYNGTGIATRDHLVDAAAGLTLEAATNKILYGTTYTGKIDAPTTTLYAINAKNGVILWQKKIPTDNEQPDYTGGLVVNGILCISASAVDQPGHRHLYGFDATNGAARWSVSLDGEVYSLTEFNGVVYSNTVQFQTTQDNTTYAASGSVYAVRAADGTQLWHYPASAGVWSLTVQNGIVSITVSREDGKSNASIISLDANNGHVRWTDSALSRASIEFSSAPQIVPGTNVLYANYYSGQIQVLRLSDGKVAGNLSVPGPDPSSSSGVGILAVVPAGGSSS is encoded by the coding sequence ATGGCAAATTATGAACGCGAACATTTTCATGCAGATACAGTAGACGAACAGATCGATGCTTTCCAGGCAGGCCTGCAGAACACTCAGCATTCTGACCCTCTTGATATTCAGATTGTCCGCACCCTACAGGACTATTACTCTGCCGGCAATGCAAGCAATGAACCGGTAGAGCGAGTCTGGAACCGTCTTGCGCAGCATCGCGCATCCCGCAGCGCAGTAATACCAGAGATACGTCAGGGCACCCATACGCAGAATGATAGGAGCAAGCCCATGAAACTGGTTTTTAAGGGTTCGCAATCCCAAAATGTACCCCTGCGCCGCCTCAGCACGATCGCGGCAATCGTGTTTGCTATTCTGCTGGTCGGAAGCATGCTTGTCGTGCTACAGCAAGCTCATCAAGGACAGAAGCCTGCCACGGGACATCAGACTCCAACAAAGCAACCGGTTGTACGTTCAGATGCGCTCTATCTCATAGTGAATAACACGATTTACCGCTACGACGCCGCGACACATAAGCAAGTCTGGAGCTTTAAGATGCCTATCCAGAATGGTACCGACCCTGTTCCGCCGGACGGACAGGTGATAGGAAATATCCTGTACGCGCTCGGCACCGGTAGTAATGGCTACTACTTTTACGCCATCAATACAGCTGATGGAACGGTACGCTGGCGGTTCAAAGTTGATTATCAGACTGCCAGTCTCAATCTTCTAGGAAACCCACTGCTTGCTGATGGGACTGTCTATCTTTCAGAAGCAGAGGATGCGAAAGGTTATAGTATTGTAACAGCCCTGGATGCCGTGATGGGAACGATTCGCTGGCAGCACCGTTATAACGGAACGGGCATTGCGACACGGGATCATCTTGTCGATGCCGCAGCCGGGCTTACTCTGGAAGCTGCGACCAACAAAATACTCTATGGAACAACGTATACTGGCAAAATCGATGCGCCAACGACGACGCTCTATGCCATCAATGCTAAAAATGGTGTGATTCTCTGGCAAAAGAAGATTCCGACAGATAACGAGCAGCCGGATTACACTGGCGGATTGGTGGTGAACGGCATCCTCTGCATTTCCGCATCTGCTGTAGATCAGCCGGGCCATCGTCATCTGTATGGGTTTGATGCAACCAATGGAGCGGCAAGATGGAGTGTTTCGCTTGATGGAGAGGTTTATAGCCTCACCGAGTTCAACGGTGTTGTTTATAGCAATACAGTTCAATTCCAGACGACCCAGGACAACACTACCTACGCGGCAAGCGGAAGCGTATACGCGGTGCGAGCGGCAGATGGAACACAACTGTGGCACTATCCTGCTTCAGCAGGCGTCTGGTCACTGACGGTGCAGAACGGAATCGTATCAATCACCGTTTCACGAGAGGATGGTAAAAGCAATGCCTCTATCATCTCCCTTGATGCAAATAATGGTCATGTACGTTGGACGGATTCCGCTCTCTCGCGTGCTTCAATTGAGTTTTCTTCTGCGCCTCAGATCGTTCCCGGCACGAATGTTCTTTATGCCAATTACTACAGTGGTCAGATACAGGTACTGCGCCTCTCTGATGGGAAAGTTGCAGGCAACCTTAGCGTGCCTGGGCCTGATCCTTCCTCATCTTCTGGAGTGGGTATCCTGGCGGTGGTTCCAGCGGGCGGTTCCTCTTCATGA
- a CDS encoding sigma-70 family RNA polymerase sigma factor, producing MHSSHQGRKDDRADIPAGDGSVIAECYRQCASKMYAYVCRHAQTSNDAEDLLFEVFLIAMEHEQKLAMMPEDERRAWLWTVARNKIIDYHRRSSRWSMVPLDHLAENIDDEATPDELALQQEEYEHLHAYLKQLPVSQQEVLELRFMAGLRCAEIATILNKNEGAIRTMLSRALNTLRGIYRQ from the coding sequence ATGCACTCATCCCATCAGGGTAGGAAAGATGACCGGGCAGATATTCCCGCGGGAGATGGCTCAGTAATCGCGGAATGCTACCGGCAATGCGCATCAAAAATGTATGCCTACGTATGCCGGCATGCGCAAACATCAAACGATGCTGAAGATCTGCTCTTTGAAGTTTTCTTGATAGCAATGGAGCATGAACAAAAACTTGCGATGATGCCTGAAGACGAACGAAGAGCATGGCTCTGGACGGTTGCCCGTAATAAGATCATCGATTACCACAGAAGAAGTTCCCGTTGGAGTATGGTCCCGCTCGATCACCTGGCCGAAAACATCGACGACGAAGCGACTCCTGATGAGCTTGCATTACAACAGGAAGAGTATGAACATCTTCATGCCTATCTGAAACAATTGCCGGTGTCGCAACAGGAAGTGTTAGAGCTGCGCTTCATGGCCGGTTTGCGCTGTGCTGAGATCGCTACCATTCTCAATAAAAACGAAGGCGCAATTCGCACCATGCTTTCACGTGCGCTCAATACGCTGCGCGGCATTTACAGACAATAA
- a CDS encoding RidA family protein, which translates to MQKTIINPPTLARPRGFSHGVLVTGGQLLFLAGQTGSNAEGNIIDGDLVGQYEQVLRNLQTVVEAAGGTMQDITKINIFVRDRDDYLAHLKSLGQVHRSFFGDYYPATALFEISRFFQDDALIEIEGMAVVNPDSKA; encoded by the coding sequence ATGCAAAAAACGATCATCAATCCTCCCACGCTGGCCCGGCCACGAGGCTTCAGCCATGGTGTGCTCGTCACGGGTGGGCAACTTCTCTTCCTGGCCGGTCAGACCGGTAGTAACGCGGAAGGCAATATCATAGACGGAGACCTGGTAGGCCAGTATGAACAGGTTTTGCGCAATCTTCAAACGGTGGTCGAGGCGGCGGGCGGCACTATGCAGGATATTACCAAAATCAATATTTTTGTACGCGACCGCGACGACTACCTCGCGCACCTCAAGTCCCTGGGTCAGGTTCATCGCTCATTCTTTGGCGATTACTATCCGGCCACTGCCCTGTTTGAGATCTCGCGCTTTTTCCAGGACGATGCACTGATCGAGATAGAGGGTATGGCCGTAGTAAATCCAGATTCGAAAGCATAA
- a CDS encoding acyl-CoA dehydrogenase family protein: MDFELTEAQKRVQARARQFAEQEVAPLAREADEKGRFPLQLVRRMGELGFLAGPIDPAYGGSGMDYVSYALLCEELGRVDSSVRGFLTVHASLVSLCIQEWGTEEQKRYYLPRLASGEWIGCYALTEPNAGSDVASMETTAREEGDSYILNGEKIWITNGTSARIAIVFASRDRSARHKGICAFIVDTDAPGFQREPMPGKELGHRASEHVHIILKECRVPKSALLGAPGEGFKLAMSALDRGRLGVAAGAVGVAQACLDACVAYAKERRQFGQRIADFEMIQATLADMAADVEASRLLVYQAAWTKDQNLPATKATSIAKLFATEAAMRAASQAVLLHGNRGYSNEYPVERYYRDIKGLQIYEGTSHIQRIIIARELVGRAP; the protein is encoded by the coding sequence ATGGACTTCGAACTGACAGAAGCACAAAAACGAGTCCAGGCCAGGGCGCGCCAGTTTGCTGAGCAAGAAGTTGCTCCGCTGGCACGCGAGGCCGATGAGAAAGGCCGGTTTCCCTTGCAACTTGTGCGTCGCATGGGTGAGCTTGGCTTCCTGGCCGGGCCGATTGATCCAGCATACGGTGGCTCCGGCATGGACTACGTCAGTTATGCCCTGCTGTGCGAAGAATTGGGACGGGTCGATTCCTCTGTGCGTGGTTTCCTGACCGTGCATGCCAGTCTCGTTTCGTTGTGCATTCAGGAATGGGGTACCGAAGAGCAGAAACGCTACTACCTGCCCCGCCTGGCAAGCGGCGAATGGATTGGCTGCTACGCGCTGACAGAGCCGAACGCGGGTTCCGATGTCGCCAGCATGGAGACGACCGCGCGCGAAGAGGGTGATAGCTACATCCTGAACGGCGAGAAAATCTGGATCACCAACGGTACCAGCGCCCGAATCGCCATCGTCTTTGCCAGCCGGGATCGTTCAGCGCGGCACAAAGGCATCTGCGCCTTTATCGTCGATACCGACGCTCCCGGTTTCCAGCGCGAGCCGATGCCGGGTAAAGAATTGGGCCATCGCGCTTCCGAGCATGTCCATATTATCCTAAAAGAATGTCGCGTGCCGAAAAGTGCCTTGCTGGGCGCTCCCGGCGAGGGCTTCAAGCTTGCCATGTCTGCCCTGGATCGCGGTCGCCTGGGTGTGGCTGCCGGAGCAGTAGGTGTGGCGCAGGCGTGTCTTGATGCCTGTGTCGCATATGCAAAAGAACGCCGCCAGTTTGGTCAGCGCATCGCCGATTTCGAGATGATACAGGCGACTCTGGCCGATATGGCCGCCGACGTAGAGGCTTCCCGCCTGCTTGTTTACCAGGCCGCCTGGACGAAAGACCAGAACCTGCCGGCGACGAAAGCTACATCCATTGCCAAGCTCTTCGCGACAGAGGCGGCTATGCGCGCGGCATCGCAAGCGGTCTTACTGCACGGCAATCGTGGCTATTCCAATGAATACCCGGTCGAGCGTTACTACCGCGATATCAAGGGTTTGCAAATCTATGAAGGAACCAGTCATATTCAGCGCATCATCATTGCCCGCGAACTGGTTGGACGCGCACCGTAG
- a CDS encoding AMP-binding protein, whose translation MAYSEYWNPKNETMPREELQALQLLKLRRMCDWAYAKSPFHRRKFDAAGFHPEQLKTLDDLRRIPFMTREEWMESIFNTPMFGDITTTDHNHAIRYHLTSGTSGRTPIRVLDGTKDWDWIAEMWCYGLWGFGVRPEDSVYFAFGYGSFIGFWGAHYCCEKIGALVIPGGAQTTEARVKQIVEMGVTTVCSTPTYALTMWQKARELGIDLAKDSKVNKLICSGEPAGSIPAVKRQLEEAWGAKCGDTAGMTELGTIMIFECSHQPGGTHIIEDNYIEEVLDPATGEPVGYGELGERVVTSFGRGFIPAIRYRTKDMVMKVPASTCSCGRTWDIYDGGIRGRWDDMKLIRGTNVYPRAVESIVREYPAIDEFQIYIWRKDTLTDEITIKVEIKPGFESQWETLQRDLAKDLANAHEGLRFNIERVDYGVLPHFELKAKRLVDARPVAQYNQ comes from the coding sequence ATGGCCTATTCGGAATACTGGAATCCCAAGAACGAAACGATGCCTCGCGAGGAATTGCAGGCGCTGCAACTCCTCAAGCTCCGCCGCATGTGCGATTGGGCGTATGCCAAATCGCCATTTCACCGGCGCAAGTTCGACGCGGCAGGCTTCCATCCCGAACAGCTCAAAACGCTGGATGATCTGCGGCGCATCCCTTTTATGACGCGTGAAGAGTGGATGGAATCCATCTTCAATACTCCCATGTTCGGTGATATCACCACGACCGATCACAACCATGCCATTCGCTATCACCTCACTTCCGGCACCAGCGGGCGCACTCCCATACGCGTGCTGGATGGTACGAAGGACTGGGATTGGATCGCCGAAATGTGGTGCTACGGCCTATGGGGCTTCGGCGTGCGCCCTGAAGACAGCGTGTATTTCGCCTTTGGTTATGGCTCCTTCATCGGCTTCTGGGGCGCGCACTACTGCTGCGAGAAAATCGGCGCGCTGGTCATTCCAGGTGGCGCGCAAACTACCGAGGCTCGCGTTAAACAAATCGTCGAGATGGGCGTGACCACCGTCTGCTCCACGCCTACCTATGCCCTGACGATGTGGCAAAAGGCGCGCGAACTTGGTATTGACCTGGCAAAGGATAGCAAGGTTAACAAGCTGATCTGCTCCGGCGAACCTGCCGGCTCCATCCCCGCCGTCAAACGCCAACTGGAAGAGGCCTGGGGCGCGAAATGCGGCGATACCGCCGGTATGACCGAACTCGGCACCATCATGATCTTCGAATGCTCGCACCAGCCGGGTGGCACACATATCATCGAGGACAACTACATCGAAGAGGTACTAGACCCGGCAACCGGCGAGCCGGTAGGCTATGGCGAACTCGGCGAGCGCGTCGTGACCTCCTTTGGCCGCGGCTTCATCCCCGCCATTCGCTATCGCACCAAGGACATGGTCATGAAGGTTCCGGCCAGCACCTGTAGTTGCGGGCGCACCTGGGATATCTACGATGGTGGCATTCGCGGGCGCTGGGACGACATGAAGCTCATTCGCGGCACCAACGTCTACCCACGTGCCGTCGAATCGATTGTGCGCGAATATCCCGCCATCGACGAATTCCAGATTTACATCTGGCGCAAAGATACGCTCACAGACGAGATCACCATCAAAGTCGAGATCAAGCCTGGCTTCGAGTCACAATGGGAGACTCTGCAGCGCGACCTGGCGAAAGACCTGGCCAACGCCCACGAGGGCCTGCGCTTCAACATCGAACGTGTCGACTACGGCGTCCTGCCACACTTCGAACTGAAGGCGAAACGCCTGGTGGATGCTCGTCCCGTCGCCCAATATAATCAGTAA
- a CDS encoding alpha/beta hydrolase, whose amino-acid sequence MDKATFNELASKRLVYAVPDMEQVPVRKDITFKQIGELALKMDVYYPWEMEPGTTRPAVILVSGGDLSPELLVRGKDIGLYISYGQLIAASGFVAVTFNHRSIEGYTKLHEVGSDIDDLVSYVRENASSLGIDAHALCIWAFSAGALYGLRTAMRGTPPYIRCIVSYYGGMSILNKEYFHYSPEEEPTFQEFSPVYYLRTEPGNIPPLFIAKAGLDQPALNKSIDEFVQEASTRNIPFTFVNHPAGRHGFDIFNDDARSREIIRMTVEFLKEHLI is encoded by the coding sequence ATGGACAAGGCAACGTTCAACGAGCTAGCCAGTAAGCGATTAGTGTATGCTGTTCCTGACATGGAACAGGTTCCAGTCAGGAAAGACATTACATTCAAGCAGATTGGCGAACTTGCGCTAAAAATGGACGTGTACTATCCGTGGGAAATGGAACCGGGTACAACGCGTCCCGCTGTCATACTTGTTTCCGGCGGAGATTTATCGCCAGAGTTGCTAGTACGAGGCAAGGATATTGGACTCTACATTTCTTACGGACAATTGATAGCGGCATCAGGTTTTGTGGCTGTTACCTTTAACCATCGCTCCATTGAGGGATATACAAAGTTGCATGAGGTTGGGAGCGATATCGATGACCTGGTATCCTATGTCCGTGAGAATGCTTCATCACTGGGAATAGATGCACATGCTCTCTGTATATGGGCTTTCTCAGCCGGTGCTTTATATGGCCTGCGAACTGCAATGCGGGGCACGCCTCCATATATTCGCTGCATTGTCTCTTACTACGGAGGAATGAGTATTTTGAACAAGGAGTATTTCCACTATTCGCCAGAAGAGGAGCCAACGTTTCAGGAATTTTCACCGGTATACTATCTACGTACAGAGCCTGGCAATATACCCCCACTGTTTATTGCGAAAGCCGGGCTTGATCAGCCTGCCCTTAACAAATCTATCGACGAGTTTGTGCAGGAGGCAAGCACACGCAATATCCCGTTTACCTTCGTAAATCATCCAGCAGGTCGGCATGGTTTCGATATTTTCAATGACGACGCGCGATCTCGCGAGATTATTCGCATGACAGTGGAGTTTTTGAAAGAGCATTTGATATGA
- a CDS encoding prolyl oligopeptidase family serine peptidase codes for MEEQDNRDNQEQDDFRLKPVVYAIPGMEEAIVQKDIVYKTVDENELKLDVYYPSNYTGETRLPAVIFVHGDGPPEFLKDAKEWAAYTCWGQLAAAMGLIGVTFNHRSTEMLAKLYEAASDVDDLIAFVRDDSKMLGIDANKIGIWVCSAGGPIGLRSALRDNQAYIRCIVSYYAISDLKVYYEEPQEETEFPGPPLPDLSQEVLDEFSSAALVNKSATVAPLLVVRAGLDDPRLNASIARLVTMAVTKNVNIDFMNHATGQHAFDMLDDDARSKEIIQATLEFLKIHLLEI; via the coding sequence ATGGAAGAACAAGACAACCGCGACAATCAAGAGCAAGACGATTTTCGACTAAAACCCGTTGTGTATGCCATTCCTGGGATGGAAGAGGCTATCGTGCAAAAAGATATCGTTTACAAAACCGTGGATGAGAACGAATTGAAGCTGGATGTGTACTATCCATCCAACTATACTGGAGAGACACGGCTTCCGGCAGTGATTTTTGTGCATGGAGATGGGCCACCAGAATTTCTGAAGGATGCGAAGGAATGGGCAGCTTACACTTGCTGGGGACAACTGGCTGCGGCAATGGGTCTTATCGGTGTTACATTTAACCATCGCTCTACCGAGATGCTGGCAAAGCTGTACGAGGCAGCAAGCGATGTTGACGATCTGATTGCATTCGTGCGCGATGATAGCAAAATGCTGGGCATCGATGCTAACAAGATCGGCATCTGGGTCTGCTCAGCAGGAGGTCCGATTGGACTGCGTTCCGCGCTGAGAGATAATCAAGCGTATATCCGCTGCATCGTTTCCTACTATGCGATTTCAGACCTGAAAGTGTACTATGAGGAGCCGCAAGAGGAAACAGAGTTTCCCGGACCGCCTTTACCTGACCTTTCGCAGGAAGTTCTTGATGAATTCTCAAGTGCTGCACTTGTCAATAAAAGTGCTACTGTCGCTCCTCTGTTAGTTGTTCGGGCAGGTTTGGATGATCCCAGGCTGAATGCATCCATCGCTCGTCTTGTGACGATGGCGGTCACGAAAAATGTGAACATCGATTTCATGAACCATGCTACGGGGCAGCATGCCTTCGACATGCTGGATGATGATGCACGGTCGAAGGAGATTATCCAGGCGACATTAGAATTTTTGAAGATACACCTGCTAGAAATATAG
- a CDS encoding carboxylate-amine ligase codes for MSLQDETFTLGVEEEFQIVNPDTYELSPDADQLVPEAQKLLGEGVQNEMMLSQVEVATPVCRTLDEVRAELTRMRSGLIDIAGRMGRQIAAAGTHPFSPWQEQLITPRERYQQLVRQQQRMVRQQVIFGCHVHVGLKDRELGIPLVNRTRLWLSPLLALAANSPFWASEDTQYSSYRTPLWWATPMSGPPPAFESKVDYDELVQALVATKSLEDVTRIYWDIRLPERFPTIEFRVMDVCMTLNEAVMAAGLVRALVRTCYEQALRNEPFPLAHTELLSAAHWRAARYGLDSDLIDVYTERLVPATQLIEQFLAFLRPALEAEGDWKHVSYQVNELLRRGNGAARQREVYRRTGQLKDVVEYIVAETIPHP; via the coding sequence ATGTCCCTGCAAGACGAAACGTTTACCCTTGGCGTCGAAGAGGAATTTCAGATCGTCAATCCTGATACATACGAATTGAGTCCAGATGCCGATCAACTGGTCCCTGAAGCCCAGAAGTTATTGGGCGAGGGCGTGCAGAATGAAATGATGCTCTCACAGGTAGAAGTGGCTACGCCCGTGTGCCGCACACTCGATGAAGTGCGAGCAGAACTGACACGCATGCGTTCGGGCTTGATAGACATAGCAGGGCGTATGGGAAGGCAAATCGCCGCCGCAGGTACGCATCCATTTTCGCCCTGGCAAGAACAGCTCATCACTCCCAGGGAACGCTATCAACAGCTTGTGCGCCAGCAGCAGCGTATGGTGCGCCAGCAGGTTATTTTTGGCTGTCACGTGCATGTTGGCCTGAAAGACCGCGAGTTGGGTATTCCACTCGTGAACCGCACCCGACTCTGGCTTTCACCACTGCTCGCGCTCGCTGCCAATTCTCCGTTCTGGGCGAGCGAGGACACACAGTATTCCAGTTACCGGACGCCATTATGGTGGGCCACTCCCATGTCTGGTCCCCCGCCGGCATTTGAATCAAAAGTTGATTATGATGAACTTGTACAGGCGCTGGTCGCAACCAAAAGCCTGGAAGATGTAACCAGAATCTATTGGGACATACGCCTGCCGGAACGCTTTCCCACCATCGAATTTCGTGTGATGGATGTATGCATGACCCTAAACGAGGCTGTAATGGCCGCCGGGCTTGTGCGCGCATTAGTACGTACCTGCTACGAACAGGCTTTGCGCAATGAACCGTTTCCGCTGGCGCATACTGAGTTGCTGAGCGCGGCCCATTGGCGTGCCGCCCGCTACGGCCTGGATAGCGATTTGATCGATGTGTACACTGAGCGGCTGGTTCCCGCAACTCAACTCATCGAACAGTTCCTCGCATTTTTACGCCCGGCGCTCGAAGCCGAAGGCGATTGGAAGCATGTCTCATATCAGGTGAATGAACTGCTGCGACGCGGCAATGGGGCCGCAAGACAGCGTGAAGTCTACCGGCGCACAGGGCAATTGAAGGATGTCGTGGAGTACATAGTTGCTGAGACAATTCCTCATCCATAG
- a CDS encoding MoaD/ThiS family protein: MDAQPAVPSVTVVLPHVLRAKIGNRKSVTASGSTIREVIHALDRDYPGLEFHICHETGELRPYVNIFLNRESIRYLQDLDTPVTPGATIHILQSVAGGQPGTH; the protein is encoded by the coding sequence ATGGATGCACAACCTGCCGTTCCAAGTGTCACAGTCGTCCTTCCTCACGTGCTGCGTGCCAAAATAGGCAACCGCAAGTCGGTAACGGCGAGCGGCAGTACCATTCGTGAAGTTATCCATGCGCTTGACCGCGACTACCCCGGCCTCGAATTCCATATCTGTCACGAAACAGGAGAACTCCGCCCCTACGTTAACATCTTTTTGAATCGCGAAAGCATCCGCTATCTCCAGGACCTTGATACCCCGGTTACACCTGGAGCAACCATTCATATCCTGCAATCCGTCGCAGGAGGCCAACCAGGCACTCACTGA